A genomic window from Pyxicephalus adspersus chromosome 2, UCB_Pads_2.0, whole genome shotgun sequence includes:
- the LOC140324884 gene encoding uncharacterized protein produces MSVILQKFHNYEDIELTNHAIGNILTHQVSFRNRRIPRPSFHLMCTVWALCITFLFIITAILIVTVNGRSEKNIEVGLRNLSQGMQSRVERLSQDDYQTLEKLTVVETSLKDLKGSLSVDYQRILGDVGKLPKEIQKGISQGLDEIKEDMEVKFKKLNSVLQQMSQDDSSVMEKFSAMETSIKDLNDSKVTEKLFALETSIKDLKGPLSKDVPMAVEAVSKQAEEMQKLKGSLSRDIQKILEVVGKYPEEIQKINPSKVLNKVTEIESSVKRILSDDVKGSLSSDIQKVLGSVEKLAQEIQKGKKSSELCAPGWINFGGSCYYWSSRLLQWKNAKEDCEGRKAHLVVVNGNEEMVYIRAFSQKKLWWIGLIETDGNWEWVDGTSYEITPKFWEAGQPDDYLGHTLRGGEDCAQLRNADGWNDAHCSSKHLYICEKKIS; encoded by the exons ATGTCAGTAATCCTACAGAAATTCCACAATTATGAGGACATTGAATTAACTAATCATGCCATAGGAAACATTTTGACTCACCAAG TGTCATTCAGGAACAGACGGATCCCTCGACCTTCCTTCCACTTGATGTGCACGGTGTGGGCTCTTTGCATTACATTCCTTTTCATTATCACCGCCATCCTCATCGTCACTGTGAATG GCCGGTCAGAGAAGAACATTGAGGTTGGGCTCAGGAATCTGAGCCAGGGAATGCAGTCCAGGGTGGAACGTCTCTCTCAAGATG ATTATCAGACGTTGGAGAAACTGACAGTTGTTGAAACTTCATTGAAGGACCTTAAAG GTTCCCTTTCTGTGGATTACCAAAGGATTCTTGGAGATGTGGGCAAACTACCCAAGGAGATCCAGAAAGGAATCA GTCAAGGACTGGATGAAATAAAAGAGGACATGGAGGTAAAGTTCAAGAAACTGAACTCTGTATTACAGCAAATGTCCCAAGATG ATTCCAGTGTTATGGAGAAGTTTTCTGCCATGGAAACCTCAATTAAAGACCTAAATG ATTCCAAGGTGACAGAGAAACTCTTTGCCCTGGAAACATCAATAAAGGACCTCAAAG GTCCTCTTTCCAAGGATGTTCCAATGGCTGTGGAAGCAGTGAGCAAACAAGCAGAAGAGATGCAGAAATTAAAGG gttctctttccaGAGACATTCAGAAGATTCTGGAAGTTGTGGGAAAATATCcagaagaaatacagaaaataaacc CATCTAAAGTGCTCAATAAAGTGACGGAGATTGAGTCATCAGTGAAACGCATTCTGTCTGATGATGTTAAAG gttctctttctagtgacatccaaaaggttttAGGATCTGTGGAGAAACTGGCACAAGAGatccaaaaaggaaaaa AGTCTAGTGAACTCTGTGCCCCTGGTTGGATAAACTTTGGGGGTAGTTGCTATTACTGGTCCTCAAGGTTGCTACAATGGAAAAACGCCAAGGAGGACTGCGAAGGGAGGAAAGCTCACCTGGTGGTTGTTAACGGCAATGAGGAGATG gttTATATACGTGCATTTTCTCAAAAGAAGTTATGGTGGATTGGTCTCATAGAGACAGATGGAAACTGGGAGTGGGTGGACGGAACATCTTATGAAATCACCCCAAA ATTCTGGGAAGCCGGTCAGCCTGATGACTATTTGGGTCACACTCTTCGAGGAGGGGAAGATTGCGCTCAGTTGAGGAATGCAGATGGGTGGAACGATGCCCACTGTTCCTCGAAGCACCTCTATATCTGTGAGAAGAAGATATCCTAA